The Geminocystis sp. NIES-3708 genomic sequence GGATTTTCATCATCACACAAAGTATCCCCAGTGGTAGTCAATTTTAAACCAATAATTGCCCCTAAATCCCCAGCCCTTAACTCGTCCACTTCGATACGATCGTTAGCTTTAAGTACAATTAGGCGAGAAATTCGTTCTTTTTTATTTTTGGTTGCATTATAAGCATAGCTACCTTTTCCCAAAACTCCCGAATATACTCGAATAAATGTTAAACGACCATAGGGATCAGATGCAATTTTAAAGGCTAAAGCCGAGAAAGGTTCATCATCACTAGAATGTCTAACGCCTTCTTTTCCATCAGTTAAAATCCCTTTAATAGGAGGAACTTCCGTTGGTGCTGGTAAATAATCTACCACCGCATCTAAAAGTAGTTGTACACCTTTATTTTTAAAAGCAGAACCACAAAGTATTGGCATGATTGTTCCTTCAAGAGTGCCTTGACGGAGAGCTTGTTTTATTTCAGCCTCGGTAATTTCTTCCTCTCCCAGATATTTTTCCAAAAGAACTTCATCTGATTCAGCTACAGCTTCAATCAAATAACCACGATATTTTTGGGCTAACTCTTGGAGTTCGGCAGGAATTTCTGTGATTTCTACATCTTGACCTAAATCATCTTTGTAGATATTTGCTTTCATAGTAACTAAATCAATGATACCGAGGAATTTTTCTTCGCTACCAATGGGAATTTGTATAGGAATAGCTGGTGCTCTCAAGCGTTCTTTTACCTGTTCATATACCTTAAAAAAGTTTGCTCCTGTACGATCCATTTTATTTACAAAAGCAATACGAGGTACGTGATAGCGATCAGCTTGTCTCCAAACAGTTTCCGACTGAGGCTGAACACCACCCACAGAACAAAACACAGCGATAACTCCATCGAGAACACGCATAGACCTTTCTACTTCAATGGTAAAGTCAACATGACCCGGAGTATCAATAATGTTAATGTGATGACCTCGCCAATCAGTACTGATAGCTGCCGCAGTGATGGTGATTCCTCGCTCTCTTTCCTGCTCCATCCAGTCAGTGACTGCATTTCCATCATGAACTTCCCCGATCTTGTGAACAATACCAGAGTAAAAAAGTATTCTTTCTGTTGTAGTGGTTTTACCCGCATCTATATGAGCCGCAATACCAATATTACGAACTTTCTCTAGCGGAATTATACGAGCCACAGTTACCTCCTTTGACTTAGCACAACACTATTAAGTGATTTCTACTAAAAATTTACACCGTTTATTATTCTACACCGTTATTCACAAAACTTACCACTTTTGAAAAAGGGAAAATTGAAATAATGTAGAAAGCAATTTTTTGTCAATTTAGGGACTTAGTAACGATAATGAGCGAAAGCCTTGTTAGCTTCAGCCATTTTGTGGGTTTCTTCTCTTTTTTTGATTGCACCACCAGTTTCGTTAGCTGCATCCATGATTTCGTTTGCTAATTTCATGGACATGGTTTTACCGCTTCTTT encodes the following:
- the fusA gene encoding elongation factor G, giving the protein MARIIPLEKVRNIGIAAHIDAGKTTTTERILFYSGIVHKIGEVHDGNAVTDWMEQERERGITITAAAISTDWRGHHINIIDTPGHVDFTIEVERSMRVLDGVIAVFCSVGGVQPQSETVWRQADRYHVPRIAFVNKMDRTGANFFKVYEQVKERLRAPAIPIQIPIGSEEKFLGIIDLVTMKANIYKDDLGQDVEITEIPAELQELAQKYRGYLIEAVAESDEVLLEKYLGEEEITEAEIKQALRQGTLEGTIMPILCGSAFKNKGVQLLLDAVVDYLPAPTEVPPIKGILTDGKEGVRHSSDDEPFSALAFKIASDPYGRLTFIRVYSGVLGKGSYAYNATKNKKERISRLIVLKANDRIEVDELRAGDLGAIIGLKLTTTGDTLCDDENPIVLESLYVPEPVISVAVEPKTIQDMDKLSKALQSLSDEDPTFKVSIDPETNQTVIAGMGELHLEILVDRMLREFKVEAHVGQPQVSYRETIRKSISAEGKFIRQSGGKGQYGHVVIEIEPQEEGKGFEFVSKIVGGTIPKEYIPSIGQGIKEACESGIIAGYPVIDLKVTLVDGSFHDVDSSEMAFKIAGSMAIRDGVEKAAPVLLEPMMKVEVEVPENFLGDVMGDLNSRRGTIEGMNSEYGLAKVTAKVPLGAMFGYATDIRSKTQGRGIFSMEFSNYAEVPSNVANTIIAKNRGYL